GGGACCTCAACTCCAATTTCCAAATCGTCGCCATCCCTTGTAAACAAAGGGTGTCTTTTTTCATCTATTGAGAAGATTATATCAGCTGGTAAGTAGAGTGGTTTCTCATCACCCTTTCCCTCAAATGTAACCTTAGTTCCTTTCTTCCATCCAGGTTTTACTTGTATCTTCAGTACCTCCTCTTGTTGGACTATCATCCTGTCACATTGTGCATCATTATAAGAAAAAGGCAATAACAATgacaaacacaatttttttttacaacttgttaagtttgaaaaatctgcGATTAGTACAACATCACTTTCACGAATACAAATCAtttgtattatattttgtattctACTATATATTCCACCAATCACAATTTgtcatgtgtttattttttttttcccattttaaactttggttattttataaggaaagttaaacaaatatatggCAAGGTGTGATTGGTAGAACATAAAGTGGACCACAAAAAATGATACAGAGGATTTGTATCTGTTAGGCTTTTATTAGTGCTTgtgttaattttgtttattgattattttgattaattttatttgCTTATGTACTTTTTAATGTATTGCTTTTACTAAGTACAGTTGTATTTATACCGagcttatttttttaactaacatAAGTCCTAGAAAATAAGCTATATCAAATCAAACTTAATGAGCCTTGTATTCAAGAAACTGTTCCTTTGTTCTTCCAATTCAAATCAACTTCATTATGAATTAAAACACTGCAGATTGAATAAAATCATTCATTGTCTAtagaaccatttttttttttttatgtaatcaaagtttttattttggcAGGATTAGAAAACataaattatgcataatatcTGTTGCATGACATGCTTTGATTATGTCTGTTATAGGTTGAAACAAATGAGAACATAGGAAATGATTGATTAACTAACCCGGTATTTGTGATGACATCTCTATtgatcttgatcttcttgaCGCATCCTTCAAACAACTCCTCAAGAGTGCACTCGAGCTTCTTCTCGATGGGTGGAGGTTTTTTAAGCCCAGTTGATTGTGAGTATATGATCGGGGTGGTGCTCCTTCGGCTGCTCGTGTTTCTTGATAGAGAAGGCACGGGGCTTACCGGCTTCTCGGTTTCTGGTGATCTCATGTTACTTAATAAAGAGGCTTCTGTTTCCGAGTTGCTCCTCCTGCTTTTACTTCTTAATAGACTGCTTTCTGTTTCTGATGGGCTCCCTCTACTCATATCTCTTGATAGCATAGGGAAATCAGTCTCTGATGTGCTCCTTCTACTCATACTTCTTGATAGTGGGGTGGAGTACCTTCTTGTGTTAGGAGTACTAGTGTTTGTGACTGAACGTGGGGTTGgtgttttgcttcttcttctacttGTACTCCTTGAGAAGAGGGAAGCTCTGCGTGTGAAGAAgccatcttcatcatcatcctGATCTTGACAAATAAAATCCGCCAGTGTTGTTGAATCGTTAGTTGttgttcttctttcttcatcatATCTTCCATTGACAACCTAAAAATGGaagaaacccaaaataaaaaataaaaaaaatcctctctATACAGAAACTACAATGAAAAATCTTGTGTATATAGAAACTAGAATGAAGAATTTTGTGTACATAGAAACTAAAATGAACAATTCTATGTATATAGAATCTAAAATTCTAAATGTTGtctccaaaataaaaatcatatgtCATGTCCTATTTTCAGTGTTCCAATTCATATTACCCCAAATCCCAATCATACCTGTAGCATTCTTTTTCCCCCCatataaagtaaataaaacactaaaattggaataaaatatttgtatccGATACTTAGTGCACAAAACTCTCAATTCTACCTtttatcctaatttttttttaaaagactatTCCTATTATCACCAACTGGAAAGTACTTTACTTGTTATCGCATTAAAGCTCAAAAccttgaaaataaaagaaagggcTTTTGTTTGAggcataatttatttttaatgaatatttcATTGAAGCTCAAACAAAATTAATCCAAATTTTACAGTGTAAAAATGAAATTACATGTTTTTAGCCCCAGAATTCAACTTTCACCCAATGTTTATGGTGTAGGAAAAAGAAAGTACAAGTCTCTAGCCCTAAAATTCCTAAAATccagaaataataataaaattcctTCTGGGGTCAAAGGCCCCAATTGAAAATTTGGGTTAAAACAGAGATTTGATAACCCATCTCgttgttttaattttgcatGGATTTAAAGAAAGATGCATGACAAATTGTATGTTTACGTACCTTATAGGC
This genomic stretch from Castanea sativa cultivar Marrone di Chiusa Pesio chromosome 1, ASM4071231v1 harbors:
- the LOC142622476 gene encoding uncharacterized protein LOC142622476, whose translation is MGDPPRSPSTDPYSILTISKDLCKAYKSLFNKFHSEKSPISKTEVEAKSPGIKNEAYKVVNGRYDEERRTTTNDSTTLADFICQDQDDDEDGFFTRRASLFSRSTSRRRSKTPTPRSVTNTSTPNTRRYSTPLSRSMSRRSTSETDFPMLSRDMSRGSPSETESSLLRSKSRRSNSETEASLLSNMRSPETEKPVSPVPSLSRNTSSRRSTTPIIYSQSTGLKKPPPIEKKLECTLEELFEGCVKKIKINRDVITNTGMIVQQEEVLKIQVKPGWKKGTKVTFEGKGDEKPLYLPADIIFSIDEKRHPLFTRDGDDLEIGVEVPLLSALTGCTISVPLFRGDKMTLSFDDIIYPGYEKVIKGQGMPNPKDPEKRGDLRIKFLIQFPKELSDEKRAQARRILQDCT